In the genome of Gemmatimonadaceae bacterium, one region contains:
- a CDS encoding molybdopterin cofactor-binding domain-containing protein produces MSGELMIRLNVNGEDRAFAVRPNATLLAVLRDDLGLTGAKRGCGAGDCGACTVQVEGEPVASCLMLAAAADGKSVATVEGLARGGELHPLQKAFVKHGALQCGYCTSGALMSAKALLDRDPDPSRDEIKAALSGNLCRCGTYGRMVSAVEGWREHDGVALDTQPRAHGESDQERDHAVVGRGVTRYDGPDKVTGRAKYTADLRLPGMLYGKILGSPIAHGRITRLDVSRARALPGVVDVLTAADVPDVWYGVSPAREDEQLLASDRVRYVGDEIAAVAAVDEETALRAIQLIEVEFEELPAVFDPEAAMAPGAPVIHPEKPRYAGNVNTRVDWHFGDVEKGFAEADHIRGQRFVGNRTYQAPMEPHAALARWENHADRLTIWTSTQTPHYVHRSLSRMLGMPMGNIRVIRPPVGGGFGAKAEATPLDYCSAIFAKRTGRPVMMEYSREEMFRHFRGRHKQYIDLRIGVKRDGTITAVEQRVVLDGGAYTSYGVITAYYAGSMLPTLYRMPNYRYEGIRVYTNLPASGAFRGHGVPQPRFAFESLLDMIAEDIGLDPIDIRLRNATLPNTRTCNALDISSCEFTATLVRARDTSKWPDKKGQLPRGRGIGVGCGGFVSGAGYPIYRSDFPHSNAVIRVHEDGTGVSLHIAAAEIGQGSDTVLVQMAAEELGVPYEWVWLADCDTTTSPLDLGSYSSRVTLMAGHAVQRAAANVRAQVLAIAAGELSRDPASLVARSGRIFARDEPAVEMEWAAAARLAFGRHGPVVGTGSYQPPKDLGGDFKGGAVGTSPAYSFSTVIAEVTVDLETGQVSVDRVTDFSDAGTVINPVTFHGQVEGSIIMGLGETLLEDTLFDSKGSAMNPNLHDYLIPTMQETPEIHTAAVESFEPNGPFGAKEVGEGSLVPVLGAIANAIYDACGVRVTELPASPEKILRGLAERAQGDGAAAHPGANLSGLAGRTTTEGVPA; encoded by the coding sequence ATGAGCGGGGAGCTGATGATCCGGCTGAACGTGAACGGCGAGGATCGCGCTTTCGCCGTGCGCCCGAACGCGACGCTGCTCGCCGTGCTGCGCGACGATCTCGGCCTAACCGGAGCAAAGCGGGGATGCGGCGCGGGAGACTGCGGCGCGTGCACGGTGCAGGTGGAAGGGGAGCCGGTGGCGTCGTGCCTGATGCTGGCCGCGGCCGCCGACGGAAAGTCGGTCGCGACGGTGGAGGGCCTCGCGCGCGGCGGCGAGCTGCACCCGCTGCAGAAAGCGTTCGTCAAGCACGGCGCGCTCCAGTGCGGCTACTGCACGAGCGGCGCGCTGATGTCGGCGAAGGCGCTGCTCGACCGCGACCCCGACCCGTCGCGCGACGAGATCAAGGCCGCGCTCAGCGGGAATCTCTGCCGGTGCGGCACCTACGGCCGCATGGTCAGCGCGGTCGAGGGATGGAGAGAGCACGACGGAGTCGCGCTCGACACGCAGCCGCGCGCGCACGGCGAGAGCGACCAGGAGCGCGACCACGCGGTGGTGGGCCGCGGCGTCACGCGCTACGACGGTCCCGACAAGGTCACCGGGCGCGCCAAGTACACCGCCGACCTGCGGCTGCCCGGCATGCTGTACGGCAAGATTCTCGGCAGCCCCATCGCGCACGGGCGCATCACGCGGCTCGACGTGTCCCGGGCCCGCGCGTTGCCGGGCGTGGTGGACGTGCTGACCGCCGCCGACGTGCCGGATGTGTGGTACGGCGTCAGCCCCGCGCGCGAGGACGAGCAGCTGCTCGCCAGTGACCGCGTGCGCTACGTGGGCGACGAGATCGCCGCCGTGGCGGCGGTGGACGAGGAGACGGCGCTGCGCGCGATACAGCTCATCGAGGTGGAATTCGAGGAGCTGCCGGCCGTGTTCGATCCGGAGGCGGCGATGGCGCCGGGCGCGCCGGTGATTCACCCCGAGAAGCCGCGTTACGCCGGCAACGTCAACACGCGCGTGGACTGGCACTTCGGCGACGTGGAGAAGGGCTTCGCGGAAGCGGACCACATACGCGGGCAGCGATTCGTCGGGAACCGCACGTACCAGGCGCCGATGGAGCCGCACGCTGCGCTCGCGCGCTGGGAAAACCACGCGGATCGGCTCACGATCTGGACCTCGACGCAGACGCCACACTACGTCCACCGCTCGCTCTCGCGCATGCTCGGCATGCCGATGGGGAACATCCGCGTGATCCGGCCGCCGGTGGGCGGCGGGTTCGGCGCGAAGGCCGAGGCGACCCCGCTCGATTACTGCTCCGCGATCTTCGCGAAGCGCACCGGCAGGCCGGTGATGATGGAGTATTCGCGCGAAGAGATGTTCCGGCACTTTCGCGGCCGCCACAAGCAGTACATCGACCTCAGGATCGGCGTGAAGCGCGACGGCACGATCACGGCAGTGGAGCAGCGCGTCGTGCTGGACGGCGGCGCGTACACCTCGTACGGCGTGATCACGGCGTACTACGCCGGCTCGATGCTGCCCACGTTGTACCGGATGCCGAACTACCGCTACGAGGGGATCCGCGTCTACACCAACCTGCCGGCGTCCGGCGCGTTCCGCGGCCACGGCGTGCCGCAGCCGCGCTTCGCGTTCGAGTCGCTGCTCGACATGATCGCGGAGGACATCGGTCTCGATCCCATCGACATCCGGCTCAGGAACGCGACGCTGCCGAACACGCGCACGTGCAACGCGCTCGACATCTCTTCGTGCGAGTTCACGGCGACGCTTGTCCGCGCGCGCGACACCTCGAAGTGGCCGGACAAGAAGGGCCAGCTGCCGCGCGGGCGGGGAATCGGCGTCGGCTGCGGCGGCTTCGTCTCGGGCGCGGGATATCCCATCTACCGGTCGGACTTCCCGCACTCGAACGCCGTCATCCGCGTGCACGAGGACGGCACCGGCGTGTCGCTGCACATAGCCGCGGCGGAGATCGGGCAAGGGTCCGACACGGTGCTCGTGCAGATGGCCGCGGAAGAGCTGGGCGTGCCGTACGAGTGGGTCTGGCTGGCGGACTGCGACACGACGACGAGTCCGCTGGACCTGGGCTCGTACTCCAGCAGGGTGACGCTCATGGCCGGGCACGCGGTGCAGCGCGCGGCGGCCAACGTCCGCGCGCAGGTGCTGGCGATCGCCGCCGGCGAGCTGTCGCGCGACCCCGCGTCGCTCGTGGCGCGGAGCGGACGCATCTTCGCGCGGGACGAGCCCGCGGTGGAGATGGAGTGGGCGGCCGCGGCGCGGCTCGCGTTCGGCCGGCACGGTCCCGTCGTCGGGACGGGATCGTATCAACCGCCGAAGGATCTCGGCGGCGACTTCAAGGGAGGCGCGGTCGGCACGTCGCCGGCGTACAGTTTCTCGACCGTGATCGCGGAAGTCACGGTGGATCTGGAGACGGGGCAGGTGTCCGTGGATCGCGTGACGGACTTCAGCGACGCGGGCACGGTCATCAATCCCGTGACGTTCCACGGACAGGTGGAAGGCTCGATCATCATGGGGCTCGGCGAGACGCTGCTCGAGGATACGCTGTTCGACTCTAAAGGGAGCGCGATGAACCCGAATCTCCACGACTACCTGATCCCGACGATGCAGGAGACACCCGAGATCCATACCGCGGCGGTGGAGAGCTTCGAGCCCAATGGACCGTTCGGCGCGAAGGAAGTCGGCGAGGGATCGCTGGTACCAGTGCTCGGCGCCATCGCCAACGCGATTTACGATGCGTGCGGCGTGCGCGTGACGGAGCTACCCGCGTCTCCGGAGAAGATTCTGCGCGGCCTGGCGGAGCGCGCCCAAGGCGACGGAGCGGCGGCGCATCCCGGGGCGAATCTGTCCGGCCTCGCCGGACGGACGACGACCGAGGGAGTCCCCGCATGA
- a CDS encoding xanthine dehydrogenase family protein subunit M, with product MTIAPIAWHRPASLAEACALGLRYGRDAAFLAGGTELIPDYQRARETAQHLIALESVPELRGISEDKGALRIGALTTIAEIAASPLVRALVPALADAARAIGSPQIRSMATIGGNFCRAVPCADTPPAAIVSAARVRLVGTAGARELDAVDFFTGVRATALGPGEVLVEIVLPAQPPHSGASYQRFARRRGPALAVAAVAARVTLDGDRVSEARIALGAVSPTPLTVARAAALLEGETPSAALFEAAGELCAQAALPISDVRGSADYRRELVRVLARRAFQEAVARAGGSVQ from the coding sequence ATGACGATCGCGCCCATCGCCTGGCACCGCCCGGCGAGCCTGGCCGAGGCGTGCGCGCTCGGGCTGCGGTACGGGCGCGACGCGGCGTTTCTGGCCGGCGGAACCGAGCTGATTCCCGACTACCAGCGCGCGCGGGAGACGGCGCAACACCTGATCGCGCTCGAGTCGGTCCCCGAGCTGCGGGGGATCTCGGAGGATAAGGGAGCGCTGCGGATCGGCGCGCTCACGACGATCGCCGAGATCGCCGCGTCGCCGCTCGTGCGCGCGCTGGTCCCCGCGCTCGCCGACGCGGCGCGCGCCATCGGGAGCCCGCAGATCCGGAGTATGGCGACCATCGGCGGAAATTTCTGCCGCGCGGTGCCGTGCGCCGACACTCCGCCCGCCGCGATCGTATCCGCGGCGCGGGTGCGGCTCGTCGGCACGGCGGGCGCGCGCGAGCTCGACGCCGTGGACTTCTTCACCGGCGTGCGCGCGACCGCGCTTGGCCCGGGGGAAGTGCTGGTGGAGATCGTGCTTCCGGCGCAGCCGCCGCACTCCGGCGCGAGCTACCAGCGGTTCGCCAGGCGGCGCGGTCCGGCGCTCGCCGTCGCGGCGGTCGCGGCCAGGGTGACGCTCGACGGGGACAGAGTCTCGGAGGCACGCATCGCGCTTGGCGCGGTCTCTCCGACTCCGCTCACCGTCGCGCGCGCCGCGGCGCTGCTCGAGGGGGAGACGCCCTCCGCCGCGCTCTTCGAGGCGGCCGGCGAGCTGTGCGCGCAGGCCGCGCTGCCTATCAGCGACGTGCGCGGATCGGCCGATTACCGGAGGGAGCTGGTCCGCGTGCTGGCTCGCCGCGCGTTCCAGGAAGCCGTGGCGCGCGCCGGAGGCTCCGTGCAATGA
- the bcrD gene encoding benzoyl-CoA reductase subunit D encodes MTHISAGIDAGSGAVKVAIMSTDGDIDGTVLSQESARIRRREVAKVVDEVFEAAVSAADVGEIHYVATTGEGADFPFATGHFYGMTTHARGALFLDPRARAVLDVGALHTRAVAMDARGRVLDYKMTSQCASGSGQFLENIARYLGVSHDEIGQLSLEARQPEKVSSICAVLAETDVINMVSRGITTQDILRGVHESMADRFVRLLRSLQFDGPAFVSGGLASDVGLLGALRDGLAKKAGKTSAPLEVVTHADAIFAGAIGAALCGGFRYRKLGQGGVAWAAATA; translated from the coding sequence ATGACACACATCTCGGCAGGAATCGACGCGGGCAGCGGCGCCGTCAAGGTGGCGATAATGTCCACGGACGGCGACATCGATGGAACGGTCCTGTCGCAGGAGTCGGCGCGCATCCGGCGGCGGGAAGTCGCCAAGGTCGTGGACGAGGTGTTCGAGGCCGCGGTGTCGGCGGCGGACGTGGGCGAGATCCACTACGTCGCCACCACCGGCGAGGGAGCGGATTTTCCATTCGCGACGGGACACTTCTACGGCATGACCACCCACGCGCGCGGCGCGCTGTTCCTCGATCCGCGCGCCCGCGCGGTGCTCGACGTGGGCGCGCTGCACACCCGCGCCGTCGCGATGGATGCGCGCGGCCGCGTGCTGGATTACAAGATGACCAGCCAGTGCGCGTCCGGCTCCGGCCAGTTCCTCGAGAACATCGCGCGCTACCTCGGCGTCTCACACGACGAGATCGGGCAGCTTTCGCTGGAGGCGCGGCAGCCGGAGAAGGTGAGCTCGATCTGCGCGGTGCTGGCGGAGACCGACGTCATCAACATGGTGTCGCGCGGAATCACGACGCAGGACATCCTGCGCGGGGTGCACGAGAGCATGGCCGACCGGTTCGTGCGGCTGCTGCGTTCGCTCCAGTTCGACGGCCCCGCGTTCGTGAGCGGAGGGCTCGCGTCGGACGTCGGGTTGCTCGGCGCGCTGCGCGACGGCCTCGCCAAGAAGGCGGGCAAGACCAGCGCCCCGCTCGAAGTCGTGACGCATGCGGACGCGATCTTCGCCGGCGCCATCGGCGCCGCGCTGTGCGGTGGATTCAGGTACCGGAAGCTGGGCCAGGGAGGCGTCGCGTGGGCCGCCGCTACAGCATAG
- the bcrA gene encoding benzoyl-CoA reductase subunit A, whose protein sequence is MSCVVGIDLGSTTTKAVILDENCEVLGRGITNSRSNYDLAAAVARTEGFINARFGLVEQQLQATETAAMVSRLRRAFVMEQILQQLRRLEQLMLEETERSAPDHLKSAFRASIEEICRRIAVEEEQRFKQPPMLRSDFFRDAAGSAFMRIAEQLADPAGVSFDRLVGVYDKCIIRVENEPLDLDFRDHIGDALRRVGNPPGLADAVEYAVARDLEPSYTVGTGYGRARLPFPKEQIRSEILCHGLGAHAMFPGTRTVLDIGGQDTKAIQVDEQGIVTNFQMNDRCAAGCGRYLGYIADEMNLGLHELGPLAEQSKRCVKINSTCTVFAGAELRERLGLGEKREDILAGLHRAIVIRAMSLLARSGGVSDEFTFTGGVAKNPAAVHAIRDLVGENYGERTLNISPDSIYTGALGAALFASRIAA, encoded by the coding sequence ATGAGCTGCGTCGTCGGCATAGACCTGGGCTCGACCACCACCAAGGCGGTCATCCTCGACGAGAACTGCGAGGTGCTCGGGCGCGGCATCACGAACTCGCGCTCCAACTACGACCTCGCGGCCGCGGTGGCGAGGACGGAGGGATTCATCAACGCGCGCTTCGGCCTCGTCGAGCAGCAGCTCCAGGCGACGGAGACGGCGGCGATGGTGAGCCGCTTGCGCCGCGCCTTCGTGATGGAGCAGATACTCCAGCAGCTGCGCAGGCTGGAGCAGCTGATGCTCGAGGAGACCGAGCGCTCGGCGCCGGACCACCTCAAGTCCGCGTTCAGGGCGAGCATCGAGGAGATCTGCCGGCGGATCGCGGTGGAGGAGGAGCAGCGCTTCAAGCAGCCGCCGATGCTGCGCTCCGATTTCTTCCGCGACGCGGCGGGCTCGGCGTTCATGCGTATCGCCGAGCAGCTCGCCGATCCCGCGGGCGTCAGCTTCGACCGGCTGGTGGGCGTGTACGACAAGTGCATCATCCGCGTGGAGAACGAGCCGCTCGACCTCGACTTCCGCGATCACATCGGGGACGCGCTGCGGCGCGTGGGCAACCCGCCGGGGCTCGCCGACGCGGTCGAGTACGCCGTGGCCAGGGACCTCGAGCCGTCGTACACGGTGGGAACCGGCTACGGTCGCGCGCGCCTCCCCTTCCCGAAGGAACAGATCCGCTCCGAGATCCTGTGTCACGGTCTCGGCGCGCACGCGATGTTCCCCGGCACGCGCACGGTCCTCGACATCGGCGGACAGGACACCAAGGCGATCCAGGTGGACGAGCAGGGGATCGTGACGAACTTCCAGATGAACGACCGGTGCGCCGCCGGCTGCGGTCGCTACCTCGGCTACATCGCCGACGAGATGAACCTCGGCCTGCACGAGCTGGGGCCGCTCGCCGAGCAATCGAAGCGGTGCGTGAAGATCAACTCCACGTGCACCGTGTTCGCCGGCGCCGAGCTGCGGGAGCGTCTCGGGCTCGGCGAGAAGCGCGAGGACATTCTCGCCGGGCTGCACCGCGCGATCGTCATTCGCGCGATGAGCCTGCTGGCCCGCTCCGGGGGAGTGTCCGACGAGTTCACGTTCACCGGCGGAGTCGCCAAGAATCCCGCCGCCGTGCACGCGATTCGTGATCTCGTCGGAGAGAACTACGGCGAGCGGACGCTCAACATCTCCCCGGACAGCATCTACACGGGCGCGCTTGGCGCGGCGCTCTTCGCCAGCAGGATAGCGGCATGA
- the bcrB gene encoding benzoyl-CoA reductase subunit B, whose product MAEALKDRSMLLQKEMIARHFERLARAPETGEPVVYTFVPGNLTELIRSFDALPVLPEINALQSGMRKLSGDYIAEAERAGHSEDVCTYVKCDIGMMRSGNLGPGGLKLPKPDLLLLSYTGCYTFMKWFELLREEYDCPTVMFHVPYQGDGVLEPEHRSYMLRQLREQVIPALEKATGRKYDEDKLRHNLALSAQAEDDLVAVLQAGKNRPSPIDGYFGTVYYVGPIFSAFRGTEEGVEYYRTLRAEVEERAALGLGPITPDGPLEGERYRLVVEGPPNWTSFRDFWKMFSDEKAVVVASTYTKVGGTYDFGFRHDPDDPLGTLADYCSGCYTNLNLPSRIDMISRYIEEYQADGFLINSVKSCNSFSAGQLMILREVEKRTGIPGAFIESDLVDPRYFSAANIKNRLESYFQMIDARRLGKTA is encoded by the coding sequence ATGGCCGAAGCGCTGAAAGACCGCTCGATGCTGCTGCAGAAGGAGATGATCGCGCGCCATTTCGAGCGGCTGGCCCGCGCTCCGGAGACGGGCGAGCCGGTGGTGTACACATTCGTTCCGGGGAATCTCACCGAGCTGATCCGCTCCTTCGACGCGCTGCCGGTGCTGCCGGAGATCAACGCGCTGCAGTCGGGGATGCGCAAGCTGTCCGGCGACTACATCGCGGAGGCGGAGCGCGCGGGCCATTCGGAGGACGTCTGCACCTACGTGAAGTGCGACATCGGGATGATGCGCTCGGGCAACCTGGGTCCGGGCGGCTTGAAGCTGCCGAAGCCGGACCTGCTGCTACTCTCGTACACGGGCTGCTACACGTTCATGAAGTGGTTCGAGCTGCTGCGCGAGGAATACGACTGCCCGACGGTCATGTTCCATGTGCCGTATCAGGGTGACGGCGTGCTCGAGCCGGAGCATCGCAGCTACATGCTGCGGCAGCTCAGGGAGCAGGTGATTCCCGCGCTCGAGAAAGCGACCGGCCGCAAGTACGACGAAGACAAGCTGCGCCATAATCTCGCGCTGTCCGCGCAAGCCGAGGACGACCTGGTGGCCGTGCTCCAGGCCGGAAAGAACAGGCCGAGTCCGATCGACGGCTACTTCGGCACCGTGTACTACGTCGGCCCGATCTTCAGCGCGTTCCGCGGAACCGAGGAGGGCGTCGAGTACTACCGGACCCTGCGGGCGGAAGTCGAGGAGCGCGCGGCGCTCGGGCTCGGACCGATCACCCCCGACGGACCGCTCGAGGGGGAGCGCTATCGCCTGGTCGTCGAAGGCCCGCCGAACTGGACGTCGTTCCGCGACTTCTGGAAGATGTTCTCCGACGAGAAGGCAGTCGTGGTCGCGTCCACGTACACGAAAGTCGGCGGCACGTACGACTTCGGCTTCCGGCACGATCCGGACGATCCGCTCGGCACCCTCGCCGACTACTGCAGCGGCTGCTACACCAACCTGAACCTGCCGTCGCGGATCGACATGATCTCGCGCTACATCGAGGAATATCAGGCCGACGGATTCCTGATCAACTCGGTGAAATCGTGCAATTCCTTCTCGGCGGGTCAGCTGATGATCCTCCGCGAAGTCGAGAAGCGCACCGGCATACCCGGAGCGTTCATCGAGTCCGACCTGGTGGATCCGCGCTACTTCTCCGCCGCGAACATCAAGAACCGGTTGGAGAGCTACTTCCAGATGATCGACGCGCGGCGACTCGGGAAGACAGCATGA
- the bcrC gene encoding benzoyl-CoA reductase subunit C, which translates to MAAGHAPTRAALVEKARDIYDDLDFGAVRRWLAEHPGCKAAGYLPVYVPREIIHACGLLPVGIHGGGDRLEIIRGDAFYQSYICHLPRSVIELAQSGRLDMLSAVLFPSTCDVIRNLSGMWKLLYPEAYVRYIDVPQTPDREVGADFWESELRRLVDDLGAVSGHHPTDADLRASVELYNQTRAMVRALYTARRERPWDLPSEELYVLLRAGEMIPPEEFIELAREYLAAVEAEPGRPRDNSRVVVVGAFCEQPPLGLIISIERAGCYVVDDDFLLGNRFLLRDVPLDGDPVRALAEAFVSSDQCTSVLYESDPLGKKRVMQERVAAAGADGIIFATPSFCDPALLDQPMLRNGAEKACIPCIAFKYAENTGQFQQFREQAGTFADSIKLWGAA; encoded by the coding sequence ATGGCCGCTGGACACGCCCCGACGCGCGCCGCGCTGGTGGAAAAGGCCCGCGACATCTACGACGACCTCGACTTCGGTGCCGTCCGCCGCTGGCTCGCCGAGCATCCGGGATGCAAGGCGGCGGGCTACCTGCCCGTGTACGTGCCGCGCGAGATCATCCACGCGTGCGGGCTGCTGCCTGTGGGCATCCACGGCGGCGGCGACCGGCTCGAGATCATCCGCGGCGACGCCTTCTACCAGTCCTACATCTGTCATTTGCCGCGCTCGGTCATCGAGCTGGCGCAGTCCGGGCGGCTGGACATGCTGTCGGCGGTGCTGTTCCCGTCGACATGCGACGTGATCCGCAACCTCTCGGGGATGTGGAAGCTGCTCTACCCCGAAGCGTACGTCCGCTACATCGACGTTCCGCAGACCCCGGACAGGGAGGTGGGAGCCGACTTCTGGGAGAGCGAGCTTCGGCGGCTCGTGGACGACCTCGGAGCCGTATCAGGCCATCACCCGACTGACGCCGACCTGCGCGCGTCGGTGGAGCTGTACAACCAGACCAGGGCGATGGTTCGCGCGCTGTACACGGCGCGCCGCGAGCGCCCGTGGGACCTGCCAAGCGAGGAGCTGTACGTGCTGCTTCGCGCGGGGGAGATGATTCCCCCGGAAGAATTCATCGAGCTGGCGCGGGAGTACCTCGCCGCGGTGGAGGCGGAGCCCGGGCGGCCGCGCGACAACAGCCGCGTGGTGGTGGTCGGCGCCTTCTGCGAGCAGCCGCCGCTGGGCCTCATCATCTCGATCGAGCGCGCCGGATGCTACGTCGTGGACGACGACTTCCTCCTCGGCAACCGGTTCCTCCTCCGCGACGTGCCGCTCGACGGCGATCCCGTGCGCGCGCTCGCGGAGGCGTTCGTCTCCAGCGACCAGTGCACGTCGGTGCTGTACGAGAGCGATCCGCTGGGGAAGAAGCGCGTCATGCAGGAGCGCGTCGCCGCCGCCGGCGCCGACGGGATCATCTTCGCGACGCCGAGCTTCTGCGACCCCGCGCTGCTCGACCAGCCGATGCTCCGCAACGGCGCGGAGAAGGCGTGCATCCCGTGCATCGCGTTCAAGTACGCCGAGAACACCGGACAATTCCAGCAATTCCGCGAGCAGGCCGGAACGTTCGCCGACTCGATCAAGCTCTGGGGGGCCGCCTGA